Within uncultured Methanoregula sp., the genomic segment GCTCATCTCCGCACTGGGGAACCGGTCGCCGTTCAAGCGCAGGCCGTCCCGCATATCGTTCCTCACCTACTCGGCAGTGCCGGTAATTATCTGCGTGTTTCTCGCCGGGAAGTTTGCACCCTGGCTTCTCGTGAACCGGTTCCTTCCCGACAACCTTTTCCTGGCCATTGCCGGCCTGCTCATCACCCTCGGGGGCCTGGGATTTGCGGTCTGGGCCAGGCTGCATCTCGGGAAGAACTGGAGCGGGCTTCCCGCCATCCGGGAGAATCATACCATCACCCGCACCGGGCCGTACGGCATAGTCCGTCACCCGATTTACACCGGGATTCTTATCGGAGAACTCGGGACAACCCTTGCCATGGGGTACCTGTCCGGGGTCTTTTTCTTCTTCGCGATCCTCGCGGTCTTTCTTGTAAAAATCCGGTTTGAAGAGACCATTCTGCTGGAAGAATTCGGCGAGGAGTACGCCCGGTACATGCGCGAAGTAAAAGCGCTGATACCGTTTGTGATCTGAGTATCACGCACAAAAACCTGCAGGATTGCTCCCGTTCAGGTTCAAAAAAGGTGTCCGGGAATTCCCCGGACACTGGTCCCGTGCGGTCCCGTGGTGCGGATAACCGGCAGGGTATCTGCCCGGTTCAGGTAATCCTTTGTACTCTCCCATC encodes:
- a CDS encoding isoprenylcysteine carboxylmethyltransferase family protein — protein: MQILTVPIALIWILFFAYWLISALGNRSPFKRRPSRISFLTYSAVPVIICVFLAGKFAPWLLVNRFLPDNLFLAIAGLLITLGGLGFAVWARLHLGKNWSGLPAIRENHTITRTGPYGIVRHPIYTGILIGELGTTLAMGYLSGVFFFFAILAVFLVKIRFEETILLEEFGEEYARYMREVKALIPFVI